A genomic window from Enoplosus armatus isolate fEnoArm2 chromosome 18, fEnoArm2.hap1, whole genome shotgun sequence includes:
- the LOC139300894 gene encoding aryl hydrocarbon receptor-like yields MPGNGGVYAVKRRKKPAQKIAKPPPAKTNPSKRHRDRLNIELDHLTSLLPFSKEVRGRLDKLSVLRLSVGWLKVKSYFHAAFQKNARSAPLVSANGRNGQSASLDGVSFSEGDLLLQALNGFVLVVTTDGTVFYTSPTIQDFLGFHQSDVVHQSVYDLIHMDDREAFRCQLHFALNPSESGSHAGAEAPHGQSGSKSSSSSVNLFPQHIPPENSSFLERSFCCRLRCLQDNTSGFLALNFSGRLKYLHLQGNTRPDGTAAPPQLALFAIATPLQPPSVMAIRTKTLIFQTKHRMDFAPMGIDTRGKLVLGYSEVELVTTGSGYQFVHAADMMYCADNHLRMMKTGDSGFTFFRLLTKTGHWLWVQATARVVFKGGRPDFIVARQKALTNEEGEEHLHQRRQQLPFNLATGEGVLYDISLDAFSAPGPPGSGAPGTSEPTTEKPLDPASLLGSLRRQDHSVYTQPQKPSPQLPIFTQIVDLDFEQPLEQAFLDSHALLSVPGQIQASQKRSITGDLTSEAMIDSLEQILGDIGDGGIEGLEVEETELRGWENTIVRMNKEREEASRELNHILANDVFSYVEEALRRETGGYVQDSDQTGPHVSGNSLSIQGPHPGSVLSNNERQWQPVTDMTSGFAEQTLLEDVRGGVGCSTGLKGASQAVSHMAAPTQCRNTQQGHSFRLWPPSSGSHHCGNQIISTQSCRNVHSQPDVPQQSWLPSAQNTNNFHGSRQSGSQQSARYTLSHAGSQQTCMGPQLQSPSVWQQQQLPQSFHHHTLTHSTHTPGGVNSTAHPQIQRLSGSCMYEKREGHIPNAATVPTGQNGPLLGPTCSRGPTQAAGTTANAPFILPHPGMAVGVINQGMMQSSGPNAHMAACVDVGNISLVHLSGDSAGLGTARSGYPPENGSLQSSFFCWNGDTQIPKVPLNSVVDPFAFAALPTGSVNLSQNTGP; encoded by the exons ATGCCGGGGAACGGTGGAGTATATgcggtgaagaggaggaagaagcccGCTCAGAAAAT tgcGAAGCCTCCACCTGCGAAGACCAATCCGTCCAAACGCCACCGGGACCGTCTGAACATAGAGCTGGACCATCTGACCAGCCTGCTGCCTTTCTCcaaggaggtcagaggtcgccTGGACAAACTGTCCGTGCTCCGGCTCAGTGTGGGATGGCTCAAGGTTAAGAGTTACTTTCATG CAGCATTCCAGAAGAACGCGAGGTCGGCTCCTCTCGTCTCTGCAAATGGCAGAAATGGACAGTCGGCGTCCCTGGACGGAGTCAGTTTCTCAGAGGGAGACCTCCTTCTCCAG GCTTTAAATGGTTTCGTGTTGGTTGTTACGACCGATGGCACCGTCTTCTACACGTCCCCGACCATCCAGGACTTCCTGGGCTTCCATCAG TCCGACGTGGTCCACCAGAGTGTGTACGATCTCATTCACATGGACGACAGAGAGGCGTTCAGATGTCAGCTCCACTTCGCCCTCAACCCGAGCGAGAGCGGCTCACACGCCGGAGCAGAAG CCCCTC ATGGGCAGTCCGGCAGTAAATCTTCGAGCAGCTCTGTGAACTTGTTTCCTCAGCACATCCCTCCGGAGAACTCCTCGTTTCTGGAACGAAGCTTCTGCTGTCGCCTTCGCTGCCTCCAGGACAACACCTCTGGATTCCTG GCTCTAAACTTCAGTGGACGTCTGAAATACCTGCATTTGCAGGGAAACACCAGGCCTGATGggactgctgctcctcctcagctggCCCTGTTTGCCATCGCCACACCCCTGCAGCCTCCTTCAGTCATGGCAATCCGGACTAAGACCCTCATCTTCCAGACTAAACACAGAATGGACTTTGCTCCTATGGGCATAGACACCAG AGGGAAGCTGGTTTTAGGATATTCAGAGGTCGAGTTGGTCACAACAGGCTCTGGCTATCAGTTCGTCCACGCTGCTGACATGATGTACTGCGCTGACAACCACCTCAGGA TGATGAAGACTGGAGACAGTGGCTTCACCTTCTTCAGGCTGCTGACCAAAACAGGACACTGGTTGTGGGTTCAGGCCACCGCCAGGGTCGTCTTCAAGGGAGGGAGACCAGACTTCATCGTCGCTCGCCAGAAAGCCCTCAC AAACGAAGAAGGAGAGGAACACTTGCACCAGAGGAGACAGCAGCTCCCCTTCAACCTCGCCACCGGTGAAGGAGTCCTGTACGACATTTCTCTGGATGCCTTCTCCGCCCCTGGTCCTCCTGGCTCCGGTGCACCGGGCACCTCGGAGCCCACAACAGAGAAACCTTTGGACCCGGCCTCCCTCCTGGGATCCCTTCGCCGGCAGGACCACTCTGTTTACACCCAGCCACAGAAACCCAGTCCCCAGCTCCCAATCTTCACCCAAATAGTGGACCTTGATTTCGAACAACCCTTGGAACAAGCCTTCCTGGACAGCCACGCTCTGCTCAGTGTGCCCGGCCAGATCCAGGCTTCACAGAAGAGGTCTATCACAGGGGACCTCACATCGGAAGCCATGATTGACTCGTTGGAGCAGATTTTGGGGGATATTggggatggagggatagagGGTCTTGAGGTTGAGGAGACAGAGCTGAGGGGCTGGGAGAACACCATCGTCAGGATGaataaagagagggaagaagcaTCGAGGGAACTAAATCACATCCTGGCCAATGACGTGTTCTCATATGTGGAGGAGGCTCTgaggagagagactggagggtATGTGCAGGATTCAGATCAGACCGGGCCTCATGTTTCTGGGAACAGTTTATCCATTCAAGGACCGCATCCTGGGTCTGTGCTTTCAAACAATGAGCGTCAGTGGCAGCCAGTGACGGACATGACATCTGGGTTTGCAGAGCAGACTCTGTTGGAGGACGTTCGCGGGGGTGTTGGTTGTTCGACCGGACTAAAAGGTGCTTCTCAGGCTGTGTCTCACATGGCGGCACCCACACAGTGTCGTAACACTCAGCAGGGACACAGCTTTCGACTGTGGCCTCCCAGCAGCGGCAGTCACCACTGTGGCAACCAAATCATTTCAACACAGTCCTGCCGTAATGTTCACTCACAGCCCGACGTGCCGCAGCAGTCTTGGCTTCCATCTGCACAAAACACCAACAACTTCCACGGCAGCCGCCAGTCTGGCTCGCAACAAAGTGCACGATATACGTTAAGCCACGCTGGTTCGCAGCAGACTTGCATGGGGCCGCAGCTTCAGAGCCCTTCAGTgtggcaacaacagcagctgccgCAAAGTTTTCAccatcacacactgacacattccacacacacaccaggcggCGTGAACTCAACAGCTCACCCGCAAATACAGCGATTATCTGGCAGCTGCATGTATGAAAAAAGAGAAGGTCACATACCCAACGCTGCTACTGTTCCTACCGGACAGAACGGGCCCCTCCTGGGACCTACGTGCTCCAGAGGACCCACGCAGGCTGCAGGGACGACCGCAAACGCTCCCTTCATCCTGCCGCATCCAGGCATGGCAGTCGGGGTCATCAACCAGGGGATGATGCAGTCGTCCGGTCCCAACGCTCACATGGCTGCCTGCGTAGATGTGGGCAACATCAGTTTGGTTCATCTGAGTGGAGACAGCGCTGGCCTGGGAACAGCTCGGTCAGGATATCCACCTGAAAATGGATCATTACAGTCGTCGTTCTTCTGTTGGAACGGTGACACTCAG ATCCCCAAAGTTCCCCTGAACAGTGTTGTTGACCCGTTTGCCTTCGCCGCCCTTCCTACTGGGAGCGTCAACCTTTCCCAAAACACTGGTCCATAG